The following proteins come from a genomic window of Pocillopora verrucosa isolate sample1 chromosome 6, ASM3666991v2, whole genome shotgun sequence:
- the LOC136281580 gene encoding uncharacterized protein: MSFHFYADDTQLYTTFTYNNELECNNTMARLHDCLADIDTWMTLNRLKLNKEKTEFLVLHSRHRPPPAFASLKIGSEVILPSDSARNVGVIFDNTITMVPHINSTCKSAFYHLRNIARIRKFISLKTTESLVHAFVNSKLDYCNSLAYGLPKYLLQKLQYVQNAAARLITGIRKHDHITPILMDLHWLPVNQRIQFKILLLTFKSLNGLAPVYIDKMIQRYVPNRKLRSSSAFLLKQNKWNLKSYGFRTFTVAAPFLWNSLPLEVKSSPSLNIFKSKLKTHLFKCAFNLN; this comes from the coding sequence ATGTCATTTCACTTTTATGCTGATGACACCCAACTATATACAACCTTCACTTACAACAATGAATTAGAGTGCAACAATACAATGGCACGACTTCACGACTGCTTAGCTGACATTGATACTTGGATGACCTTAAACAGACTTAAgctcaataaagaaaaaacggaATTTCTGGTTCTTCACTCCCGACATCGTCCTCCACCTGCTTTTGCATCCCTCAAAATAGGATCTGAAGTGATTCTTCCATCAGATTCTGCACGAAATGTCGGCGTCATTTTTGACAATACTATAACTATggtgcctcacatcaactctACCTGCAAGAGTGCTTTTTATCATTTAAGGAACATTGCACGAATTAGGAAATTTATTTCTCTGAAGACTACAGAATCTCTAGTTCATGCCTTTGTTAATTCAAAGCTGGACTACTGCAACTCCCTAGCGTATGGCTTGCCTAAATATCTCCTACAAAAGCTTCAGTATGTTCAAAACGCCGCCGCGCGCCTTATTACTGGTATACGGAAACACGACCACATAACCCCTATCCTGATGGATCTGCACTGGCTCCCTGTTAATCAACGCATTCAATTCAAGATTCttcttttgacatttaaatCTCTAAACGGCCTTGCCCCTGTCTACATTGATAAAATGATCCAACGTTATGTACCAAATAGAAAGCTTCGTTCGTCTTCTGCattccttttaaaacaaaacaaatggaacCTTAAGTCTTATGGTTTTAGAACTTTTACAGTAGCTGCTCCCTTTTTATGGAACTCCTTACCTTTAGAAGTCAAGTCTTCGcccagtttgaatatttttaaatctaaactgaAAACACACCTTTTTAAATGCGCTTTTAATCTAAATTAG